A region of Argentina anserina chromosome 5, drPotAnse1.1, whole genome shotgun sequence DNA encodes the following proteins:
- the LOC126793474 gene encoding homeobox protein BEL1 homolog isoform X2, whose translation MARELCSEDHKSSSVGFCYSDVSSANPAIHHQNQFTNQIQGFDQSNPAEIFNLTTGMEMIGFSKGAFFSKHGAGGGGPSSSKGADHFYHPHQQEYNTTGMSETSSENHNIMESAGAWHQENSNNRFLVDDSSLRQTNHHQDIGGINQSHMILPDGYLGKSSSLGHHALLHENQAAASGLFQLRNSKYLGPAQELLNEFCSLGTKQTDALGVSKQKSNKSKQWEDQDNNNGSTSSSSKKPSSLYSLEFVELQKRKTRLLQMLEEVERRYKHYCDQMKAVVSTFETVAGAGAATVYSKLASKAMSRHFRSLKDGIVAQIQATRKAMGEKDPVAPGASRGETPRLRILDQNLRQQRAFQQMNMMESHPWRPQRGLPERSVSVLRAWLFEHFLHPYPSDVDKHILARQTGLSRSQVSNWFINARVRLWKPMVEEMYVEETKEHENNQNMSSSDGVTTDHLGDPSSHMTRPEDQKPTQDQLQLVRIDSECLSSIITNNPGEKSTGQDTRSGKSTLQMHPQHNFGRVTDAFGSSMELDFSAYNHHHQSGGAVSYGNENPNQSFNGGGHGVSLTLGLNQHGGTNGVSLAFSPSSQSSLFYPRDPIEECQPVQYSSLLDSEGQNNLPYRNLMGAQLLHDLAG comes from the exons ATGGCTAGAGAGCTGTGCAGTGAAGATCATAAGTCCTCATCAGTTGGGTTCTGCTACTCGGATGTTTCATCAGCCAATCCAGCCATCCATCATCAGAACCAGTTCACAAATCAGATCCAAGGCTTTGATCAGTCAAATCCAGCAGAGATCTTCAACTTGACCACAGGCATGGAGATGATAGGCTTCTCCAAAGGAGCCTTCTTCTCCAAACATGGAGCAGGAGGAGGGGGGCCTTCATCTTCAAAAGGGGCAGATCATTTCTATCATCCTCATCAGCAAGAGTACAACACAACCGGCATGTCGGAAACGAGCAGCGAAAACCATAATATAATGGAGTCCGCTGGGGCTTGGCACCAGGAGAATAGCAACAATAGGTTCCTTGTTGATGATTCTTCATTGAG GCAGACAAATCATCATCAAGATATTGGGGGCATTAATCAGAGTCATATGATATTGCCAGATGGTTATTTGGGTAAAAGCTCAAGTCTTGGTCATCATGCTCTTCTTCATGAGAATCAAGCTGCAGCGTCTGGGCTTTTCCAGCTCAGAAACTCCAAGTACTTGGGTCCTGCTCAGGAGCTCTTAAATGAGTTCTGTAGCCTCGGAACAAAGCAGACTGATGCTCTTGGAGTTTCAAAGCAGAAGTCAAACAAATCCAAACAGTGGGAAGATCAGGATAACAATAATGGCagtacttcttcttcttcgaaaAAGCCGTCTTCTCTGTACTCCCTCGAATTCGTTGAATTGCAGAAGAGAAAAACCAGACTGCTACAAATGCTGGAAGAG GTGGAAAGGAGATACAAGCACTACTGTGATCAGATGAAGGCTGTGGTCTCAACCTTCGAAACAGTGGCCGGCGCAGGAGCCGCCACGGTGTACTCGAAGTTGGCTTCGAAAGCCATGTCAAGACATTTCCGGAGCTTGAAAGACGGGATTGTAGCTCAGATTCAGGCAACAAGGAAAGCAATGGGGGAGAAAGACCCAGTTGCTCCTGGAGCAAGCCGGGGTGAGACGCCCCGGCTTCGGATTCTCGACCAAAATCTCCGGCAGCAGAGGGCCTTTCAACAAATGAACATGATGGAGAGTCATCCATGGCGTCCCCAACGTGGCCTTCCGGAGAGATCCGTCTCGGTTCTTCGAGCTTGGCTCTTTGAACACTTTCTTCACCC GTACCCAAGCGATGTTGATAAACATATCTTAGCCCGCCAAACGGGTCTCTCAAGGAGCCAG GTATCAAATTGGTTTATTAATGCAAGAGTGAGGCTCTGGAAACCCATGGTTGAAGAGATGTACGTGGAAGAAACAAAGGAGCATGAAAACAACCAGAACATGTCATCCTCAGATGGTGTCACTACTGATCATCTTGGCGATCCGAGCAGTCATATGACACGACCTGAAGATCAGAAACCGACCCAGGACCAACTCCAACTCGTCAGAATCGACTCGGAGTGCCTCTCGTCCATCATCACAAACAACCCGGGTGAGAAAAGCACTGGCCAAGACACCAGAAGCGGCAAGAGCACCCTCCAAATGCATCCACAGCACAATTTCGGGCGGGTAACAGATGCATTTGGATCCTCAATGGAGCTGGACTTTTCAGCTtacaatcatcatcatcagtcTGGAGGCGCAGTTTCTTACGGTAATGAAAACCCGAACCAGAGCTTTAACGGTGGAGGGCATGGTGTGTCATTGACATTAGGGTTGAACCAGCACGGTGGTACTAATGGGGTGAGCTTAGCATTCTCTCCTTCCTCACAGAGCTCTCTCTTCTACCCTAGAGATCCCATTGAAGAGTGTCAGCCAGTTCAGTACTCGTCTCTATTAGACAGCGAAGGCCAGAATAATTTGCCTTACAGAAACTTGATGGGTGCTCAGTTGCTCCATGACTTGGCTGGCTAG
- the LOC126793474 gene encoding homeobox protein BEL1 homolog isoform X1: protein MARELCSEDHKSSSVGFCYSDVSSANPAIHHQNQFTNQIQGFDQSNPAEIFNLTTGMEMIGFSKGAFFSKHGAGGGGPSSSKGADHFYHPHQQEYNTTGMSETSSENHNIMESAGAWHQENSNNRFLVDDSSLRCVFPCEGNERPSQGLSLSLSSSNPSSIGLQSFELRQTNHHQDIGGINQSHMILPDGYLGKSSSLGHHALLHENQAAASGLFQLRNSKYLGPAQELLNEFCSLGTKQTDALGVSKQKSNKSKQWEDQDNNNGSTSSSSKKPSSLYSLEFVELQKRKTRLLQMLEEVERRYKHYCDQMKAVVSTFETVAGAGAATVYSKLASKAMSRHFRSLKDGIVAQIQATRKAMGEKDPVAPGASRGETPRLRILDQNLRQQRAFQQMNMMESHPWRPQRGLPERSVSVLRAWLFEHFLHPYPSDVDKHILARQTGLSRSQVSNWFINARVRLWKPMVEEMYVEETKEHENNQNMSSSDGVTTDHLGDPSSHMTRPEDQKPTQDQLQLVRIDSECLSSIITNNPGEKSTGQDTRSGKSTLQMHPQHNFGRVTDAFGSSMELDFSAYNHHHQSGGAVSYGNENPNQSFNGGGHGVSLTLGLNQHGGTNGVSLAFSPSSQSSLFYPRDPIEECQPVQYSSLLDSEGQNNLPYRNLMGAQLLHDLAG, encoded by the exons ATGGCTAGAGAGCTGTGCAGTGAAGATCATAAGTCCTCATCAGTTGGGTTCTGCTACTCGGATGTTTCATCAGCCAATCCAGCCATCCATCATCAGAACCAGTTCACAAATCAGATCCAAGGCTTTGATCAGTCAAATCCAGCAGAGATCTTCAACTTGACCACAGGCATGGAGATGATAGGCTTCTCCAAAGGAGCCTTCTTCTCCAAACATGGAGCAGGAGGAGGGGGGCCTTCATCTTCAAAAGGGGCAGATCATTTCTATCATCCTCATCAGCAAGAGTACAACACAACCGGCATGTCGGAAACGAGCAGCGAAAACCATAATATAATGGAGTCCGCTGGGGCTTGGCACCAGGAGAATAGCAACAATAGGTTCCTTGTTGATGATTCTTCATTGAGGTGTGTGTTTCCATGTGAAGGTAATGAGAGGCCAAGCCAAGgcctctcactctctcttagCTCATCCAATCCTTCTAGTATTGGCTTACAGTCCTTTGAACTCAGGCAGACAAATCATCATCAAGATATTGGGGGCATTAATCAGAGTCATATGATATTGCCAGATGGTTATTTGGGTAAAAGCTCAAGTCTTGGTCATCATGCTCTTCTTCATGAGAATCAAGCTGCAGCGTCTGGGCTTTTCCAGCTCAGAAACTCCAAGTACTTGGGTCCTGCTCAGGAGCTCTTAAATGAGTTCTGTAGCCTCGGAACAAAGCAGACTGATGCTCTTGGAGTTTCAAAGCAGAAGTCAAACAAATCCAAACAGTGGGAAGATCAGGATAACAATAATGGCagtacttcttcttcttcgaaaAAGCCGTCTTCTCTGTACTCCCTCGAATTCGTTGAATTGCAGAAGAGAAAAACCAGACTGCTACAAATGCTGGAAGAG GTGGAAAGGAGATACAAGCACTACTGTGATCAGATGAAGGCTGTGGTCTCAACCTTCGAAACAGTGGCCGGCGCAGGAGCCGCCACGGTGTACTCGAAGTTGGCTTCGAAAGCCATGTCAAGACATTTCCGGAGCTTGAAAGACGGGATTGTAGCTCAGATTCAGGCAACAAGGAAAGCAATGGGGGAGAAAGACCCAGTTGCTCCTGGAGCAAGCCGGGGTGAGACGCCCCGGCTTCGGATTCTCGACCAAAATCTCCGGCAGCAGAGGGCCTTTCAACAAATGAACATGATGGAGAGTCATCCATGGCGTCCCCAACGTGGCCTTCCGGAGAGATCCGTCTCGGTTCTTCGAGCTTGGCTCTTTGAACACTTTCTTCACCC GTACCCAAGCGATGTTGATAAACATATCTTAGCCCGCCAAACGGGTCTCTCAAGGAGCCAG GTATCAAATTGGTTTATTAATGCAAGAGTGAGGCTCTGGAAACCCATGGTTGAAGAGATGTACGTGGAAGAAACAAAGGAGCATGAAAACAACCAGAACATGTCATCCTCAGATGGTGTCACTACTGATCATCTTGGCGATCCGAGCAGTCATATGACACGACCTGAAGATCAGAAACCGACCCAGGACCAACTCCAACTCGTCAGAATCGACTCGGAGTGCCTCTCGTCCATCATCACAAACAACCCGGGTGAGAAAAGCACTGGCCAAGACACCAGAAGCGGCAAGAGCACCCTCCAAATGCATCCACAGCACAATTTCGGGCGGGTAACAGATGCATTTGGATCCTCAATGGAGCTGGACTTTTCAGCTtacaatcatcatcatcagtcTGGAGGCGCAGTTTCTTACGGTAATGAAAACCCGAACCAGAGCTTTAACGGTGGAGGGCATGGTGTGTCATTGACATTAGGGTTGAACCAGCACGGTGGTACTAATGGGGTGAGCTTAGCATTCTCTCCTTCCTCACAGAGCTCTCTCTTCTACCCTAGAGATCCCATTGAAGAGTGTCAGCCAGTTCAGTACTCGTCTCTATTAGACAGCGAAGGCCAGAATAATTTGCCTTACAGAAACTTGATGGGTGCTCAGTTGCTCCATGACTTGGCTGGCTAG